From the genome of Tsukamurella pulmonis:
AGAACACCGCGGCGTAGTCGCCGCCGTTCTGCAGCGGCTCCCAGTGCACCGGCAGGTGGGTGAAGAAGTAGGCGTAGGCCATGGTCCCCGCGCCGAGCACGGCGGAGATCCGGGTCCACAGGCCGACCGTCAGGGTGACACCGAGAACCACCTCGATCACCCCGGCCCACCAGTAGGGCCAATTCAAGAAGGGCTCGGGATGTCCTGAGCCCGTGGGTGATCCGCTCCACCAGCCGAACAGCTTCTGCGTGCCCTGCAGCAGGAAGACGACGCCGAAGACCAGGCGGGCGCCGGTGGGCACGGCCCAGTCGAGGACCGTACGAAGTCTGTCGGATTGCAAGGAGTCCCCTTTCGCGGTACGCGGTCCGGCGGCAGCCCATCTACTAATCGCCTTAGTAATTAAGCTACTATGCAACTTAGTAGTTCACGGGAAGGGGCATCATGGCGGTGAGCGCGAAGCGCCGGAGGGACATCGGACTGGCAGCGATCCTGGTGGTGGTGATCGCGGTCCTCGCCGGCTACCTGGCCTTCGGACGGTCGGGCGACGGGGGCCGGGCGCAGGCCGCGGACAGCGCCGCCCCCACGACGGCGCGCACGGCGACGAACCAGTTCGCCCGGCTGCAGGAGAACGATCCCCTGGCCATGGGCCCGCTCGACGCCCCTGTGGTGATGGTGATCTTCTCGGACTTCCGCTGCCCGTTCTGCGCGAAGTTCAGTCGCGACACCGAGCCGCAGCTCATCGAGCGGTACGTCCGCCCGGGCAGGATGCGGATCGAGTGGCGCGACCTGCCGATCTTCGGCGAGCAGTCGATCAACGCGGCCAAGGCCGGCCGCGCCGCCGCGGAGCAGGGCCGGTTCTGGGAGTTCACGCACGCCGTCTTCGGGGCCGCCCCGGAGCGGGGCCACCCCGATCTGACCACCGATGTGCTCGTCGGCCACGCCAAGGAGGCCGGCGTTCCCGACCTGGCGAAGTTCCGCGCGGACTTCACCGGCGACGGCCTTCTCCCTGCCGTGCAGACCGACTTCCAGATGGCGGCGGCGAGCGGTGCGACCTCCACGCCGCTGTTCATGATCAACGACAAGCCGGTCGTCGGGGCGCAACCGGCCTCGGTCTTCACCTCGATCATCGACGCGGAGCTCGGATGATCGACGTCGGATTGCTCGGCGCCCTGCTCGGCGGCGTGCTCGCCCTGGTGAGCCCCTGCTCGGCGATGCTGCTGCCCTCGTTCTTCGCCTACTCCTTCGACCGTTCCGGCCTGCTGGTGCGGCGGACCGCCGTCTTCTACCTCGGCATGCTGGTGGTGCTCGTGCCGCTCGGCGCGGGCGTGGGCGCGATCGGCTCACTGCTCACGCGCTACCGGACGACGGTGACCACCGTGGGCGGCGTGGTGATGATCGTGCTCGGCATCGCGATGATCGCCGGTCTCGGTTTCCGGTTCGGCGCCGCGGACCGTCTTGCCTCGCGGATCACGGTCTCGTCCGGGCTGTCGGTGTTCCTGCTGGGCACCGTCTACGCGCTGGCCGGCTTCTGCTCCGGGCCGGTGCTCGGCAGCGTGCTCACCGTCGCGGCCGTCGGTTCCCAGCCCGCGTACGGCGGCCTGCTCATGGCCTTCTACGCCCTCGGCATGGTGCTCCCGCTGTTCGTGCTCGCCCTGGTGTGGGAACGGTTCGATCTACGGAGCAAGCGGTGGGTGCGGGGTACCGAGATCCGCATCGGCCCGCTCCGCACGCACACCACGAACCTGATCTCCGGGGTGCTGTTCATCGCGATCGGCGTGCTGTTCGTCGCGACCGAGGGCACGGCGTCGCTCATCGGCATCACCACCAGCGACACCCAGTTCGATCTGCAGGAGTGGACCCAGCAGGTCACCTCGCACGTCTCGAACCCGATATTCTTGCTGGTGATCGCCGTCGTCGCGCTCGCCGTCGTCCTGTACCGGCTGGCGCGACCGGCGGCGGGGACGGAAGCAGCGGGCGCGGAGGAGACCGGCGCGGCGCAGGATGCGAAGGAGGCGGGCGATGTCGACGCAGTCGATGCGCAGGGGCGCTGAGCCGGTGCTCGTCGCGCTCGCGACGGGCGGGATCACCGCGCTGGCGGTGGGCGTGCCCACCGACGTGATCGACACCCCGCTGTTCACCCGGCAGCTGCCGGTGAGTTGGTGGGAGGCACCGGTCGTGGTGACGATGGCCGTGCTCGCAGCGATCGCGGGCGGCGCAGTGGCCCTGCGCCGCCGGCGCGCCGGCACGGGCGAGCACACCACCGTCGCCGGCGTGCTCAGCGTCGTCGGCGCCACGCTCGCGGTCGGCTGCCCCGTGTGCAACGCCGTCGCCGTCGGCGTGCTGGGAACCGCTGGGGCGATGTCGATCTGGGCCCCCGTCCAGCCTGTGCTCGCCGCCGCCTCGATACTCGCGATGGGCGTCTTCGCGGTGCGCCGCGTGCGGGCCGCCCGGTGCGGCGACGAGGGCTGCCGGACCCCCGTCTCGAGCGGGGGTGCGCGGTGAAGGGCGCGTACGGCCTCGGCGAACGCGAGGCCACGATCATGGCCGTGTTGTGGGACGCCGACGAGGCGCTCACCGTGCGCGACGTCCTGGATCGGCTCGCGAGCCCGCTGGCCTACACCACGGTGATGACCGTCCTGGACAACCTGCACGGCAAGGGATTCGTCGCTCGGCAGAAGGCCGGCCGCGCCTTCCGGTACGTGCCCGCCGAGAGCCGCGAGCAGCTCACCGCGCGCATGATGCGGGACCTGCTGGCCGAGAGCGGCGACCCCGAGGGCGTGCTGCTGCACTTCGCCAAGGGCGCCTCCGCGGAGGAGTCGACGATGCTGCGCGAGATCCTGCGCCGAGGCGGGCTGGTATGACGGTCGTCCTGACGCTGATCGCCGCCGCCGTCGTGATCGGTTGCGCCGGACCGCGATTGCTGCGCGTCGTCGAACGCCCGACGGTCTCCCCCGCGGCCGCCCTGGCGGCCTGGCTCGGCACCGTCGCGGCCGCCGTCCTGCTCACGGCCGCCGCGGCGGCACTGGCGGTACTGCCGCACCTGCTCGAGACGGGTCCTGTACGGGCGCTCGTGAGCGAATGCCTCAGCGGCAGCGTCAGTGCCGACTCGTGGAGCACGGCCGCCCGGATGGCCGTCGCCGCGGTCCCGCTGCTCGCGCTGGCCCGCCTCGCCGCCGTCGCGGTCCCGGCGGCCCGCGCCGCGCGGCGCTCCCGCGACCGCCACCTGACGGTGGTGCGCCTGCTGTGCAGCGACGCCGAGGGCGTGCACTGGCTCGACGAGGCCAGGCCGCTCGCCTACAGCCTGGGCGGCCGGCCCGGCGCCGTGATCGCCACCGCGGGCGTGCGGGGCCTCGGGGAGCGACGGTGCGCCGCCGTCCTCGCGCACGAGCGCGCGCACATCCGCGGTCGGCACCACCTGATGCTGCAGGGCGTCGACGTGGTCGCCGCCGCCTTCCCGTTCCTGCCGCTCGCCCGCCGCGCGGCGCTGATGGTGCGGCTCCTCGTGGAGCTGGCGGCCGACGACGCGGCGGCGCGCTCGCACAGCCCGCACACCGTGCGCTCCGCCCTGGCCCTGATGGGCGGCGCGACGCCGGCACCGTCGGTGCCCGGGGGCCTGCACATGTCGAACGAGGCGATCGCGGTGCGCCTGGCGCGCCTGGATTCCGCGCGGGTGCGGCGCGGGCCGCGCCGCGGCGCCCTCGCGTCGGCCGCCTTCTCCGTCACCCCCGCGGTGGTCGCCGCCGGAATGCTGACCGTCGGCTTCCACACCGCCTGCACGCTGCTGCTCTGAGCGCGGCGGGGGCACCGCCCGGGTCAGGCCGGGTGGGTGGGATCCGTCTTCGGGGCCGACGGTGCCGTCGTCGGCGTGGGCGCCGCCTTCGGCGCGGTCTTCGCCGCCGCGGCGGGCTCGGTGGTCTTCTCGGCCTTCTTCGCCGCGGGCGCGGCGGTGGCCTTCGCTACGTCCGCCTTCGCGGTGTCGGCCTTCGCGGCGGGCGCGGGCTTCCCGGCGCCCTTGACGGCGGCGATGTCGGCGGAGACGTTCGCGGCCGTGTCCTTGACGTCGGCGTCGAGCTTCGACTCCGCGGATGTGAACTCGGCCAAGCCCTCGGTGACCTCTTTGCCCGCCGCCTTGACGGCATCGACATCGGAGGTGATCGCGGACTTCTCGCCGGCGGCGCGGCCCGCCGCACCTCGCGCCTGCGTGAATCCGCCGATCAGCTGGCGGATCGTCTTCACCACGGCCTTACCCTGCTCCACTGCGCTCACGACCACACCTCTCCAGGAAGATTGTTGGATCGCAACCTTCTCACGGGGCGGCGGGCGCTGCCACCGTTGTGGTCACGGTGAGGTCAGCGGGCCGGGCTCCTCACCGGGCTCGGGCTCAGCGCTGCCGGACTCACCGGCGGAACGGGGCTCACCGACGGGCTCGGGGTCGACGGGCTCGGGGTCGACGGCGCGCTGCGGCCCGTCGGCGGTCCCCGCATCGCCCGTGGGAGCGGCCACGTCGGAGGGCTCGACCTCGTCGACGGGGCGCGGCGCCCGCGACTCGGTGCGCGCCTCGTCCGCGGCGGCCGCGCGGGCGGCCTGGCGCATCTCCAGCGCATCACTCACCGCGTCGCCGATCTCGCGCGCGACATCGGCGACGGCGGTGGTGATGATGGTCGCGATCCGGCCGACGCGGATGGAGGTCGACTCGATCGCCTCCTGCGCCACATCCTTGCGCCGCTCCAGTTTGCCCACGTCCCGCCCTCCTGATGCTGGTCGAAAGACCGTGAGGTCCTAGACCGACACCATCTCACGCTCGGCGGCGCGCTGCCAGCCCGCCTTGGCGAGGGCGCCGCGAGCGGCCTCCTCGTGCCGGGCGCGCTCGATGGTGACCGCGAGCTCGGGCTCCTGCTTGGTCCAGCGGTTCGGCAGCGAGAGCTTGGCGATCTTCTTCCACGTCGAGCCGAGCTGGCCGCGCAGCGAACCCGTGTTGTAGGGCAGGCCGAACTCCTCGCACGTGGCGCGGACCTCGGCGGCGATCTCCGGGTAGCGGTTGGCGGGGATGTCGGGGAACAGGTGGTGCTCGATCTGGAAGCTCAGGTTGCCGCTGAGGATGTGGAACAGGCGGCCACCGTCGATGTTGGCCGAGCCCAGCATCTGCCGGACGTACCACTCGCCGCGCGTCTCGTCGGCCGTCTCCTCCTTGGTGAAGGTCTGCACGCCCGACGGGAAGTGGCCGCAGAAGATGATGGAGAAGGTCCACAGGTTGCGGATCAGGTTCGCGGACATGTTGCCCAGGAAGGTCAGCGGGAACAGCGGGCCGGTGAGCGCGGGGAAGATGACGTAGTCCTTGAGGACCTGCTTGCCGGCCTTGCGCCGCATGCCGGCGACGAGCTCCTTGATGTCGCCCCACTTGCGCTCGCCCTTGACGATCCGCTCGGCCTCGAGGTCGTGCAGCATGACGCCCCACTGGAACAGCACCATGAGCGCGCCGGCGTAGGCGAGGTTGCCCAGGTAGTACGGGTGCCACTTCTGCTCCGGAGCCATGCGCAGGATGCCGTAGCCGATGTCGCGGTCCATGTCGAGGACGTTGGTGAACGTGTGGTGCAGGTAGTTGTGGCTGTGCTTCCACTGGTCGGCGGGGCACACGGTGTCCCACTCGAACTCGCGGGAGTTCAGGCCCGGCTCACGCATCCAGTCGTACTGGCCGTGCATCACGTTGTGGCCGATCTCCATGTTGTCGAGGATCTTCGACAGGCCGAGCGAGCCGACGGCCACGGGCCACAGCGGCGGCAGGTACATCATGGCCCGGCCGGCGATCTCGAACCCGCGCTGCGCACGCACGATCTTGTAGATGTACTCGCGGTCCTTGGCGCCCAGATCGTTGATGATCCGGGTGCGGATGGCGTCGAAGCGCTCGCCGATGATCTCGACTTGCTCGGCGGTGAGGGTGATCTGTTCGGTCATGGTGGAACTCCCTTCGAAAGTGATGGCTAGAGCGCGATCTCGACGTCGCCGGCGGGCGCGCTGATGCAGAGCTGGATGTGCTGGTCGGGCTCGTCGTCGGTCTCGCCCGTGAGGATGTTGGTGGTGCAGCCGGACTTGCGGACCGCGGTGCAGGAGAAGCAGATGCCCATGCGGCAGCCGCTCTCGGGGAACAGGCCCGAGGACTCGGCCTGATCGAGGATGCTGCGGCCGTCGTTGTCGACCTCGGTGCCGGCCTCGGTGAAGCGCAGGGTGCCGGTCGCCTCACCCGACGGCGCCGCCGCCACCGGCGGGGTGAACTCCTCGACGCGGAGCTCGACGCCGGCGTCGGAGTACAGCTGTTTCGCGGTCTCGAGCAACGGGGCGGGGCCGCACGCGAAGCCGATGTCGCCGAGGTCCTCGAGGTGCTCGGGACCGAGGTGGCGGCCGCCGGCGCGGGTGTAGACGTAGGTGACCGAGATGTTCCGGAAGCGGGCCAGCCGCTCCAGCTCCTCCCGGTACGGGTTGTCGGCGGCGTCGCGGCAGAAGTGCAGCAGGTCGATCGCACCGTCGTACTGCTCGTCCACGAGCGTGCGCACGATCGAGAGAACGGGTGTGACGCCGCTGCCGCCACTGATCAGACGGATCCGCGCGGGGCGGTTCCCCGGCGTGCCGGGCAGCGTGAAGGTGCCGGCGGCGGGGGTCAGGCCGAGCACGTCGCCCACCGCGAGGTTCTCGCGGAGGTGCTTGCTGACGTGGCCGTCGGCGTCCGCGGTCACGGTGAACTCGAGCTCGCCGCCGGCGTGCTGCGAACCCGCGGGCGAGAAGCAACGGGTCTGACGGACTCCGTCGATCACCACGCTGACCTGGATAAACTGGCCCGCCTGGAAACCCTCGAACTGGCGGGTCGGAGTCACCGTGAAGGTGACGGTGCGGTCCGTCCGACGACTGACGGCGGTGACCCGGCCACGGATATCGGTCCACGTGACCATCGGATCGACCAGCTCGAGGTAGCGGTCGACGGCATGCGGGGTCAGGACGGCCTCGATGACGGATCCGGCGAATCGGGTGAAGCGGCTCATGGCTGTGTATCTCCGTTCAGTGCACGCTTGTACACTCACAGTATGCACGCAATCAGCAGCACGGCGTCAAGGACGTGTTCCGTGACCTCGGACACAACCTCGGCGCGGCCCGCCCGGCGGCGCAGGGGCGATAGACTCGAACCCATGCCCAGACCGACCCCGCGCGCCGTCGAACGGCACACACCGGGTCCGTCGCGGGCGGAGGCCAAGGAGCGCACGCGGCAGACCCTGCTCGACGAGGCCCTGGCCCTGGCCGGTGAACGCTCGTTCGCGAGCCTGTCCCTGCGCGAGGTCGCCAAGGCGGCCGGCGTGGTGCCCACCGCCTTCTACCGCCACTTCGCCTCGATGGACGATCTCGGCGTCACGCTCGTGGAGGACGCGATGCGCGTGCTGCGCCGCATGCTCCGCGAGGGCCGCCGCGACGGCGTGGCGCCCAGTGGCGCCGAGGCCATCCGCGTCGTGGCCAAGCAGGCCCGCGCGAACGACGCCGAGTTCCAGTTCCTGGTGCGCGAGCGCTACGGGGGCTCGCCGGAGTTGCAGCGCGCGATCGACGTGGAGCTGCGCCTGTTCGCCAAGGAGCTCACCCACGACCTCTCGCGCATCCCCGCACTGAGCGAGTGGAGCGTCGAGGACCTCGACATGACCGCCGACCTCTACGTCACGATCATGCTGGGCTTCGTGGCCGAGCTGGTGCGCATCGACGCCCGCAACACCCGCGACGAGGCCGAGCTGATCGACCGCACCACGCGGCAGCTGACCGTCGTCGCGCTGGGCCTCGCCTCGTACCAGCCCCGCAAGCGGTAGCGCCGCCCACCGAGCGCAGACTCAACCCCGCGCCGCGCCGAATCCCCATCAGGCGCCCGCCGCCGCGCCCCGCCGTGTCCGGAGCCGGACCCGGAGGTTCACCGCGTCGCCATCCGACGATTACCTACTTCGGCTAACTTTGCAGCCATGCGTACCGCAGCCCGTCTCGCGGGATCGGTCGTCGTGGCCCTCGGGGTCACCGCCGCGACCGTCTCCCCCGCCACCGCCGCCCTGCCCACCTGCGCGCTCTCCTCGCTCCCCGCGGAGGCCACCGACACCGCCGACCTCATCCACCAGGGCGGGCCCTTCCCGTACCCGCGCAACGACGGGGTCGTCTTCCAGAACCGCGAGGGCATCCTGCCCGCGAAGGCCTCGGGCTACTACCACGAGTACACGGTGCCCACGCCCGGCTCGTCGACCCGTGGCGCGCGCCGGATCGTCACCGGCGGAACGCCGTTGACCTCCCCGCCCGACTGGTACTACACCGGCGATCACTACGCCTCCTTCTGCATCGTGACGGGAGTCTGAGGATGAGGACCTACACCGTGGACGGCAGCCGCGTGAACGACGTGGAGGACTTCTACACCGAGCTCGGCCGGGCCGTGAACGGCACCGACGGCTACTTCGGCAGCAACCTCGACGCCCTCGTCGACTGCCTGCGCGGCGGATTCGGCACGCCGGAGGACGAACCCTTCGCGTTCCGGATCACGCACCCCGAGGAGGTGCGCAGCGCACTCGGAGCGAAGCTCTACGCCGAGGTGCTCGACGTCTTCTCCACCTCCGGGGTTCCGGTCACCACCTAGGTCCCGCGCCGGATCGACCGGGGCGCCGGGCGATCCCGCGAACCGCACCCGGCCCGGCCGCGGGTGCGCGACGATCGACGGATGACCACCCCGCACACCCGCAGCGAGCACGACCTGCTCGGCGACATCGACGTCCCCGCCGAGGCCTACTACGGCGCGCACACCGCGCGCGCCCTGCTCAACTTCCCGATCACCGGCGTCCCCATCGCGATCCACACGCACCTGGTGCACGCCCTGGCGGCCGTGAAACAGGCTGCGGCGTCGGCGAACCGACAGCTGGGCCTCCTCGATGAGGAGCGGTCCGCCGCGATCGTCGCGGCCTGCGAGCGGATCCGCGGCGGCGGGCTGCACGAGTGGTTCGTCGTCGACACCATCGCCGGCGGCGCGGGCACCTCCACCAACATGAACGCCAACGAGGTGGTCGCCAACGCCGCCCT
Proteins encoded in this window:
- a CDS encoding ribonuclease domain-containing protein, with the protein product MRTAARLAGSVVVALGVTAATVSPATAALPTCALSSLPAEATDTADLIHQGGPFPYPRNDGVVFQNREGILPAKASGYYHEYTVPTPGSSTRGARRIVTGGTPLTSPPDWYYTGDHYASFCIVTGV
- a CDS encoding DsbA family protein — encoded protein: MAVSAKRRRDIGLAAILVVVIAVLAGYLAFGRSGDGGRAQAADSAAPTTARTATNQFARLQENDPLAMGPLDAPVVMVIFSDFRCPFCAKFSRDTEPQLIERYVRPGRMRIEWRDLPIFGEQSINAAKAGRAAAEQGRFWEFTHAVFGAAPERGHPDLTTDVLVGHAKEAGVPDLAKFRADFTGDGLLPAVQTDFQMAAASGATSTPLFMINDKPVVGAQPASVFTSIIDAELG
- a CDS encoding BlaI/MecI/CopY family transcriptional regulator — protein: MKGAYGLGEREATIMAVLWDADEALTVRDVLDRLASPLAYTTVMTVLDNLHGKGFVARQKAGRAFRYVPAESREQLTARMMRDLLAESGDPEGVLLHFAKGASAEESTMLREILRRGGLV
- a CDS encoding DoxX family protein, translating into MPTGARLVFGVVFLLQGTQKLFGWWSGSPTGSGHPEPFLNWPYWWAGVIEVVLGVTLTVGLWTRISAVLGAGTMAYAYFFTHLPVHWEPLQNGGDYAAVFCWAFLLLAITASRARWSVDRLLARRRAFAQPDGALSAAAESA
- a CDS encoding barstar family protein, with product MRTYTVDGSRVNDVEDFYTELGRAVNGTDGYFGSNLDALVDCLRGGFGTPEDEPFAFRITHPEEVRSALGAKLYAEVLDVFSTSGVPVTT
- a CDS encoding cytochrome c biogenesis CcdA family protein translates to MIDVGLLGALLGGVLALVSPCSAMLLPSFFAYSFDRSGLLVRRTAVFYLGMLVVLVPLGAGVGAIGSLLTRYRTTVTTVGGVVMIVLGIAMIAGLGFRFGAADRLASRITVSSGLSVFLLGTVYALAGFCSGPVLGSVLTVAAVGSQPAYGGLLMAFYALGMVLPLFVLALVWERFDLRSKRWVRGTEIRIGPLRTHTTNLISGVLFIAIGVLFVATEGTASLIGITTSDTQFDLQEWTQQVTSHVSNPIFLLVIAVVALAVVLYRLARPAAGTEAAGAEETGAAQDAKEAGDVDAVDAQGR
- a CDS encoding M56 family metallopeptidase, with the protein product MTVVLTLIAAAVVIGCAGPRLLRVVERPTVSPAAALAAWLGTVAAAVLLTAAAAALAVLPHLLETGPVRALVSECLSGSVSADSWSTAARMAVAAVPLLALARLAAVAVPAARAARRSRDRHLTVVRLLCSDAEGVHWLDEARPLAYSLGGRPGAVIATAGVRGLGERRCAAVLAHERAHIRGRHHLMLQGVDVVAAAFPFLPLARRAALMVRLLVELAADDAAARSHSPHTVRSALALMGGATPAPSVPGGLHMSNEAIAVRLARLDSARVRRGPRRGALASAAFSVTPAVVAAGMLTVGFHTACTLLL
- a CDS encoding fatty acid desaturase family protein translates to MTEQITLTAEQVEIIGERFDAIRTRIINDLGAKDREYIYKIVRAQRGFEIAGRAMMYLPPLWPVAVGSLGLSKILDNMEIGHNVMHGQYDWMREPGLNSREFEWDTVCPADQWKHSHNYLHHTFTNVLDMDRDIGYGILRMAPEQKWHPYYLGNLAYAGALMVLFQWGVMLHDLEAERIVKGERKWGDIKELVAGMRRKAGKQVLKDYVIFPALTGPLFPLTFLGNMSANLIRNLWTFSIIFCGHFPSGVQTFTKEETADETRGEWYVRQMLGSANIDGGRLFHILSGNLSFQIEHHLFPDIPANRYPEIAAEVRATCEEFGLPYNTGSLRGQLGSTWKKIAKLSLPNRWTKQEPELAVTIERARHEEAARGALAKAGWQRAAEREMVSV
- a CDS encoding TetR family transcriptional regulator — protein: MPRPTPRAVERHTPGPSRAEAKERTRQTLLDEALALAGERSFASLSLREVAKAAGVVPTAFYRHFASMDDLGVTLVEDAMRVLRRMLREGRRDGVAPSGAEAIRVVAKQARANDAEFQFLVRERYGGSPELQRAIDVELRLFAKELTHDLSRIPALSEWSVEDLDMTADLYVTIMLGFVAELVRIDARNTRDEAELIDRTTRQLTVVALGLASYQPRKR
- a CDS encoding flavin reductase family protein, which codes for MSRFTRFAGSVIEAVLTPHAVDRYLELVDPMVTWTDIRGRVTAVSRRTDRTVTFTVTPTRQFEGFQAGQFIQVSVVIDGVRQTRCFSPAGSQHAGGELEFTVTADADGHVSKHLRENLAVGDVLGLTPAAGTFTLPGTPGNRPARIRLISGGSGVTPVLSIVRTLVDEQYDGAIDLLHFCRDAADNPYREELERLARFRNISVTYVYTRAGGRHLGPEHLEDLGDIGFACGPAPLLETAKQLYSDAGVELRVEEFTPPVAAAPSGEATGTLRFTEAGTEVDNDGRSILDQAESSGLFPESGCRMGICFSCTAVRKSGCTTNILTGETDDEPDQHIQLCISAPAGDVEIAL